The DNA sequence ATCACAAAGTGGTGTTCACAGGTGCTGGTCAGCGTGATGTCGCGCACCGTCACCATCTCATCCACCTTCATCTTGTTTTCGATAACGGTGATTTTAGGGAAGTTGGCGTAATCCAGGCCAGAGAACACTTCGTTCACATACATTTTAGCAATGCGGTGCGGCGTTTCTGCCAGGCTGTCATCTTCCAGATCCAGATTCAACAGCTGCATTACTTCGGTCATATGACCGGCGATCAAACGTTTACGGGTTTCGTCATCCATTTCACGCGCAGGCGAGCGTAACGGGGTTTCCAGTCCACGGGCAACCAGTGCTTCATGAACGAGTGTGGCTTCCTGACTTAACGTAGCCATGGCGATTTCTTCTCCAGCGGGTGTGACTCCGGCCCCGGCGGGACCGGTAAAATTTCTGAGGCGGTATTTTGTTACACAATGCGCCGTTAATCCAGCGAATCAAGCACGAAACTGTTTCATTCAGCGACTGACGCTCGCTGCCAGACCAGCGCACCTGCTATCAGTAAACTCACGCCCGCCACGTATAATGCCGGTTCCAGCCTGTGCGTTAACGCTGTTGATAAGGCAGACAGTAACGGCCCGACCAGCTGGCCTGTAGCATAACCCGTGGTTAACAGACCGGCGAGATAACGCATATGGAGCGGTGCCTGCTCGCGAGCATATTGCAAAGCAAACTGCACAACGCAGAGGAACCCGCCGCCCATTAGCAAGGCCCCCAGCGCCAGCCCGCTAATCCCCGGAACAGCGTCAATACAGAAGACCCCCAGCGCCTGCAACCAGAGCGCAATTGCCAGCCGCCGGTTTGCCGTACCATAGCGCCGGGTCAGAATCCCGAGGCCGATACCGATTACCGCTGCCCCACCAAAAATCGGCCAGACAAACTGAGCAAAGGCGCTGCCGGGAAAACGCGCGGCAGCCATCTGTGACAGGAAAGTGGCGGGAAGGATGTAGCCAAATCCAGCGAGGCTGTAGCTCCAGACCAGCTTTTTCAGGCCGGTGGTTAACACCAGCGGCTCAGGCGCCGTTTCCGGTCGATGCAGCTGCCCTTTGCGCGGCAAATCACGGGCGATTAAGGTAATCAGAATCAACGCCAGCAGGCCATACGCCCCCCATGCCCAGGCGGCACTGACGTTCAGGCTGTGTAGCACCACGGCCAACGTGCCACTGATAAAAATCCCCATTCCTGGTCCGGCAAATACGGCTGATGCAAGTCCGATGCGCCCTTGCTTATGGAGCAGTTCGTTACTCCAGGCGGCAACCAGTACCATCACCCAACCGCTGGCCCAGCCGATGAAGAAACGGATAATGGCGTGCAACCATGGGCCTGTTGCCAGCGCAGACAGCAGCGTCAGCGCAACCGCACCCCAGATCCCGATTTTCAATCGCCCCTCAACCTGCCGGGAAGCGCGCATCGCATCATAAGATCCGCAAAGATAGCCGAGATAGTTAAACGCGGCCACCACGGCTGCGCTGGTGAGGGTTAATTGATGCTCACCAATCATCAGCGGCACCTGAGGCGTAAAAGCAAAGCGCCCGATGCCCATTGCTACCACCAGCGACAGAAAGGCGCTCAGCGCAATACGTAAAGCCATCTCTCACTCCTTGTTACTGGAACAGCCTGAATGTTTATAAAATGTTGTCGTTATCATGCACGAGCAGTAAACTCACGAAAAGTGAATAATTAACACCAACTTCCTGACGATGAGAGAATAAATGGATCTGACACAGCTAAAAATGTTCTGCTCCGTCGCTGAGACAGGCTCGCTGGCACGCGCGGCGGAGACTCTGCATCGGGTGCCGTCCAATCTCACCACCCGACTGCGTCAACTGGAACAGGAACTGGGGGCCGATCTGTTTATTCGGGAAAAACAGCGTTTGCGTCTTTCGCCCGTCGGCCATAACTTTCTTGGCTATGCCCAACGCATCCTGGCGCTAAGTGAAGAAGCGCTGAGTATGACGCACAGTGGCGAACCAGGCGGAAATTTTACGATCGGCTCAATGGAAAGTGCGGCAGCAACGCGTCTCCCTTCCCTGCTCGCAGCCTATCACCAGCGTTATCCCGCGGTGTCGCTCTCATTACGTACCGGCACCACCGGTGAAATTCTTGAGCAGGTACGAACAGGCACGCTGGCAGCTGCGCTGGCTGACGGCCCCATTATTTCCGACGATCTTCACAGCTGCGTGGCTTTCGCTGAGCGTATGGTGTTGATCTCAGGTCAGGCCCATTCGCCCATTCGCCATCCCCGTGATGCCGCCGGTGATACGCTTTTCGCCTTCAGGCCGAGCTGTTCTTATCGTCTGCGGTTTGAAAATTGGTTTCGCGATGCAGGTGTCCAGCCCGGTGCCTTTATGGATATTCACTCCTATCACACCCTGCTCGCCTGCGTAGCGAGCGGCAGCGGCCTGGCTTTTCTGCCTGAATCGGTACTCGATCTGCTATCGGGGAATGATAAAGTTCAGCGTCACTCGTTGCCTGATAAAGTCCAGCAAGCGGCGACTTATCTGATTTGGCGGCGTGACAGCTTTACGCCCAATATCAAGGCGCTGAAATCGCTAATCGCTGAACAAAATGACGATATCGCTGAAGTTGATGAAACTCGTCCATAATTACCCTGACCGATCGCTTTTGATGCGACTAACCCGCCGGGCGTTAATACCCAACCCCGCTTTAAGGAGATAAATGAGATGCAGATGATAAAAACTCGTGCCGCGGTTGCCTGGGCTGCTGGTGAGCCACTTTCCATTGAAGAGGTGGATTTAATGCCGCCACAGAAAGGTGAAGTGCTGGTACGCATTGTGGCAACCGGCGTCTGCCACACCGATGCCTATACGCTTTCTGGCAAAGATCCGGAAGGTGTTTTCCCGGCAATCCTTGGGCATGAAGGCGGTGGGATTGTAGAAGCGGTAGGCGAAGGCGTTACCAGCGTTGAGGTGGGCGATCATGTCATTCCGTTGTACACGCCAGAGTGCGGTAAATGTAAATTTTGTCTGTCAGGGAAAACCAATCTTTGTCAGGCAATCCGCGCCACGCAGGGCAAAGGACTGATGCCGGACGGCACCACCCGCTTCTTTAAAGACGGCAAGCCGATTTTCCACTATATGGGCACCTCGACCTTCTCCGAATATACCGTTATTCCTGAAATCTCTCTGGCGAAAATCAGCAAAGAAGCGCCGCTGGAAGAGGTCTGCCTGCTGGGCTGCGGCGTCACCACCGGTATGGGTGCGGTGATGAATACTGCTAAGGTCAAAGAAGGCGATACCGTGGCGATCTTCGGCCTTGGCGGCATTGGTCTGTCGGCGATTATCGGGGCGAAAATGGCGAAAGCGGGTCGCATTATTGGTATCGACCTCAACACCAGTAAGTTTGACCTGGCGACTAAACTGGGCGCAACCGATCTGATTAACCCAAAAGATTTCGACAAGCCGATTCAGGATGTGATTGTTGAAATGACCGATGGCGGCGTGGATTTCTCGTTCGAATGCATTGGCAACGTCAATGTGATGCGTTCCGCGCTGGAGTGCTGTCATAAAGGCTGGGGCGAATCCGTGATTATCGGCGTTGCTGGCGCAGGTGAAGAAATCGCCACGCGGCCTTTTCAGTTAGTCACCGGCCGCGTCTGGCGCGGCTCCGCTTTTGGCGGCGTGAAAGGCCGTTCCCAGCTGCCCGGCATCGTACAGCGCTATCTTGACGGCGAGTTCCAGCTTAACGATTTCATCACCCATAATATGCCGCTGGAAGAAATCAATGACGCCTTCGATTTGATGCATGAAGGAAAATCGATCCGTTCCGTCGTGCATTTTACTAAATAAGGAAAAGTAATGACCTCCCCTCTGGAGTTACTGGAAGAACATCGCATGTTCGGCGGCTGGCAGCAACGCTATCGCCATCTGTCGACAACGTTAAACTGTACAATGACCTTCAGCATTTTCCTGCCAGGCCCAAAAGGCGAAACAGCCCCGCCGGTGCTCTGGTTTCTGGCCGGGCTGACCTGTACCGACGAAAACTTTTCGACCAAGTCCGGCGCGCAACGAATCGCGGCAGAGCTTGGGGTGGTGCTGGTGATGCCGGATACCAGCCCTCGCGGTGAAGTGGTGCCTAATGATGAAGGGTACGACCTCGGTCAGGGCGCGGGCTTTTACCTGAACGCCACCAGGGCACCCTGGGATGCGCATTTCCGCATGTACGATTATCTTAATGAGGAGCTGCCTGCGCTGATTGCCAGTAGTTTCCACGTTAGCGATCGGCAGGCGATTATGGGGCATTCAATGGGTGGGCACGGCGCCATTATGCTGGCGCTGCGTAACCCACAGCGGTTTGTCTCCGCGTCGGCTTTCGCGCCGATCGTCAATCCTGTTGAGGTTCCCTGGGGACGGAAAGCCTTTACCGCCTATTTGGGCGGGAACAGTGAGAACTGGCGTGAATATGACAGCTGCTGGCAGATGCGTCAGGCGTCAACGGCGGTACCGATGCTGATCGATCAGGGCGACAGCGATCAGTTTCTGGCCGATCAGCTGCATCCTGAACGTCTGGAAGCGATTGCCCATGAGAAGGGTTTCCCGCTTACCCTGCGTATCCAGCCGGGCTACGATCACAGCTACTTCTTTATCGCCAGCTTTGTGGAAGATCATCTGCGCTTTCACGCTCAGCATTTGCTGGCTGAATAATGTAAAAGGCCGGGGAAATCCCGGCCTCAGGCTACTCACTGACTCAAAGTGCAAGGAACATGAGCCTTCCACAAAGACGCAAAAAGCGGCTTCCCTGCCAGCTCGGCCTGGGCCGTCCATGGCCCAGGACGCTTTGTTCCAGGCTCATGTTCCTTGCGCTTTGAGCTTGTCAGCTGTCTGAGGTCGTGAAGCTCCGGGCCTGACGTTATTTGAATGCGTTACTCGCCTGTCAAAAAACAGGCTGCGTCACCAAGCCGTCAATCAAAACCTGTGGCGTGCCCTGCGAGCAGCGCTCAATACGCCCTTTTACGCCATAAACCTTCGCCAGACTTGCTGGGGTAATAACCTCTTCCGGCAAACCATCAGCAATCAATTCGCCATTTTGCAGCATCAGAACATGCTCACCGTGACGCAAAGCGATATTGATATCGTGTACCACGACCACGGTGATGATATTGCGCTTATGGGTTTCTCTGCGCACCAGGTCCATAACGTGAAACTGATAGTTCAGATCCAGCGCGCTTAACGGCTCATCCAGCAGCAGCAGTTCCGGACGGCGGATCAGCGATTGGGCGAGTCCCACCAGCTGTTTCTGGCCGCCAGAAAGCTGATCCAGGTAGCTCAGCGCCAGATGCGCAATACCTAAGCGATCCAGCAGCGACATTACTTCAGCTTCACTGGCCGCGCTGTTACGTCCACCGGAAGCGCGCTGGGCAACAATGATCGACTCCAGCACGTGCAGATGTACACCCGCAGGCAGCGACTGCGGCAGATAAACCACTTTTTCGGCGCGCTTTGCAAATGGCAGCGCCATCAGCTCATTACCATTTAGCCACAGCTCGCCCTGAGCGCGATTCAGTCCCGCCAGCGAACGCAGCAGCGTGGATTTACCGCAGCCGTTTGGCCCAAGGAGAACGGTAATTTTCCCGCGGGGCAGCAAAGGCACGTTCAGGTTGCTGATAATTTGACGTTTTGGATAGCCGGCATGAAAGCCGCTGATTTTCAATCCATCCATCAGACGGTCCCCCGGTGACGCAGAATAATGCTCAGGAAGAACGGCACGCCCACCAGCGAAGTGACAATGCCTACCGGAATAATGACGCCCGGCACCAGATTTTTTGAAACCACTGAAGCCATGGACAGCACCAGCGCGCCGGTCAGTGCGCTGGCGGGCAGATAGAAGCGATGATCTTCACCGAAGATCAGGCGGGCAATATGCGGCGCGACCAGACCAATAAAGCCAATTGGCCCGACAAAAGCCACCGCCAGCGCAGAAAGAATACTGATGCGCAGCAGCGTGCCCAGACGAAGTCGACGTACGTCAATGCCAAAGCTGATGGCGCGGTCTTCGCCCAACCGCAGCGCGGTCAGCTTCCAGGAACTCATCATTGAGAACGGCACCAGTATCACCAGCGCCAGCGTCAGCACGCCCAGCTTTTCCCATGACGCACGGGCCAGGCTGCCCATGGTCCAGAAAACCAACCCCTGTAAGGTGTCCTCACTGGCGATGAACTGCATCATCGAAACCAGCGCGTTAAAGGTGAACACCAGCGCAATACCAAACAGCACCACGCCTGAAGTCGCGACCTGCGTCCAGCGCGTCACGCCGTCCAGCATCAGCGCGGCCAGCAGCGCAAAGATAAAGGCGTTGGCGGAGATAAACCATTGATCGGGGATACCCGGGATGCCAATGCCCAGCACGATAGCCAGCGCGGCACCAAAAGCGGCCGCCGAGGAAACCCCCAGCGTGAACGGGCTGGCCAGCGGATTATTCAGGATTGTCTGCATCTCGGCACCCGCCAGGCCCAGCGCCAGGCCAACGACCACCGCCATCAGCGCATAAGGCAGGCGAATATCCCATACAATCACCCGCGTACCCGCATCGACGCTATCCGGCGACAGCAAAGTTTGCCACAGCGTATCCAGCTTCAGACCCGAAGGACCCAGCGTGAAATCCAGCAGCAGCGAAGCAAGGATAGCGACAACCAGTATCCCCATAAAAACCAGGCGATGACGCAATACCTGATGATAACGGCCCATCACGCTTTGCGGTTTATCGGCGTACTGTTCGGGGTTGTGGGTCACACTCATGCTCAATACCTGTGATTACTCAGCGGATGCTTACCTGCGAAAAAGATACGGCGCTAACAATAAAGGAAACGATAATAGTTATCAATTATATGTGTAAGCAGGCGTGAAAAACGCGAAAGGCGCGGGAGCCGCGCCTTTCAGGGAGAAGAAGGATTACTTAAATTCAGGGAACTTCATTTCGCTGTACTTCACGAAACGGGTTTTCTTTTTCAGCTTGTAGCCAAACCAGATAATCAGGAACAGCGGAATACCAATATAGGTCGCCGCCACGCCATACCAGTCGATGCGGTCTGCGAGGAAGGCCTGATAGTTTTGCCCCAGCGTGATGACCAGGCACAGGACAAAGGCAAAAATCGGTCCCAGCGGGAAGAAGCCGGAGCGGTAAGGCAGATTGGCCAGATCGAGTCCATTCGCCACGTAACCACGACGGAAGCGATAATGGCTGATCGCGATGCCCAGCCAGGCGATGAAGCCGGTCATCCCTGACGTGTTCAGCAACCACAGATAAACCGTTTGATTACTGAACATAGAGGTCAGGAAGCAGAGTGCAGCCACAACCGTCGTGGCGTAAAGTGCATTACGAGGCACGCCCCCTTTTGAAAGCTTACCGAATATACGCGGCGCTTTGCCTTCACGCGCCAGCGTAAACAGCATACGAGTAGAGGCATACATGCCCGAGTTTCCGGCTGAAAGTACCGCAGTCAGGATCACGGCATTCATCACCGCTGCCGCAGAGAGCAGGCCAGCATGTTTGAAGACCAGCGTAAACGGACTGACGCTGATATCTTTAACATCGTTACGCAACAGGCTCGGATCGGTATAAGGAATAATTAAACTGATCACCAGAATCGCCAGCACGTAGAACAGCAGGATCCGCCAGAAGACCTGACGTACGGAACGCGGAATATTTTTTGCCGGATCTTCCGACTCGCCTGCCGCCACGCCAATCAGCTCGGTTCCCTGGAAAGAGAAGCCGACTATCATTGCCACGCCGATCATTGCCGAAAAGCCACCGGCAAAAGGCGCATCGCCAATCTGCCAGTTCTGCCAGCCTGCAACGTGCTCACCGCCGTGCAGAATGCCCAGGATCATCAGCACGCCAACGACAATAAAGATGACAACGGTGACAACTTTAATTAATGAGAACCAGTATTCCGCCTCGCCAAACCCTTTCACTGAAATGAAGTTAAGCAGGACGATCACGCACATAAACAAGGCGCTCCAGATCCAGCCTGGCGTGTCCGGGAACCAATAGTTCATCACCAGCTGAGACGCGACCAGGTCAACCGCGATGGTTACCGCCCAGTTGTACCAGTAGTTCCAGCCCAGCGCGAAGCCGAAGCCTTCCTCAACATAGTTAGAGCCGTAGGTGGAGAACGAACCCGAGACCGGCATAAAGGCAGCCAGTTCGCCAAGGCTGGTCATCAGGAAATAAACCATCAGACCAATCAATGCGTAGGAGAGAAGCGCGCCGCCCGGGCCCGCCTGCGAAATTGTTGCGCCTGAGGCAACAAATAAACCCGTGCCAATAGAACCGCCAATGGCGATCATCGTCAGATGACGTGCCTTTAACTCACGCCTTAAAGCAGGTTGTTGTGTTGTTTTTGTGTCCTGATCCATCTTGAAATGCTGTGCTCTGACTGAAAGAGGCGCGATTGTAACAAACTCCTTCGTCAGAGATACTACTTCCGCGACGTTATAAGATAGCTTCATGATCGGCGGCCGATTATTAGCAGCAGAAGATTTTAAGCTAGTTATAAGCGGTACGGCTTATAGCATGACGAGAAGGCGGCCGACGGCTGCATGCCGCATTGGTAGATTATTCAGTGCAATAGCTCAGAAAACGCAGCAGCGCCTTGGACAGATGCTTTTGCCGGTGATGAATACGATGCAGCGTGCGCTTCAGCTTTGGCAGAGGAACCGGCACCTCTTTCAGCGTGCCTGCCGCCAGCTGCTCATCGATAACCCGGCGTGACAGGCAGCTAATCCCCATCCCGTGGCGTACTGCATGTTTAATCGCTTCAGAATTGCCCAATTCCAATGCCAGCCTGAACTGGGGCAAATGCGACAGCAGCAAATAATCAACGATTTCACGCGTGCCTGAACCGTGCTCGCGTAAAATCCACGGCGCGGCGGCAAGGCTTTCCAGCGTGATCGGCTGCTGAAAAATATCGGCATCTGCCGCAGCAAATACCACCAGTTCGTCTTCCAGCCAGGGTTCGCTAACGATATCAGACACATGGCAAGGCCCTTCGATCAAGCCTATATCCACACGGAAATCCGCCACGGCATTGATCACATCCAGGCTGTTGCCCACGCTCAGTTCGAGCGGCAAGTCAGGGTAATCCCTGCGCCAGCCTGCCAGCATGCCCGGCAGCAGATAGTTACCGATAGTGCTGCTGGCAAACACTCTCAGCGCGCCGTTATCTTCCCGAAACAGCTGCTCGATTTCCGTTGCCTGTTCCAGCAGAGCAACGGTACGCGGATAGAGCAAACGGCCATGTTCATTGACCACCAGCCGCTTACCTACCCGATCAAAAAGCTGCACGCCGAGCTGGCCTTCCAGATCGGCCAGCGCTGCGCTGACCGCTGACTGAGAAAGCGACAACCCCTGTGAGGCCTGCGTGGTGGAGCCGCTTTTCAGAACTTCAGCAAAGACCTCAAGCTGCCTTAATGTAATATGCATCGCTTTTCCTTATGCGCTGTAATGCCCGATCAAAAAGACCATAATGCCTGCCCAGATCAGCAGGATTAACCCTGTCCAGCGGGTAATTTTTTTTCTGTTGGTGGATTGCTGCGTCGCCTTTTGCTGGCTGGCGAGTCGCACCTGTTGCGGCAACAAACGTAGCAGTAGCATGATGCCTGACGGCACGATGACCGCATCATCCAGCAAGCCGACAACCGGGATCACGTCCGGAATCAGATCGATTGGGCTGAAGGCATAACATACCAGACCTGCGGCCAGCGCTTTTATCCAGACGGGCGTACGCGGATCGCGACAGGCAAACCACAGCATCAGCCCGTCTTTCTTCATCACGCGCGCCCAGCGCCTTATCAGTCTGAACATTTCCGCCTCCTTATTACTTATTCAGGTTGATTATAAATATATAATCAATTTCTCTTTTAAGCCACTCTGTTTCATGCTGCCTGTAACAAAGGAGAGGCCGTATGAGTACATTATCACTTAACCTTCAAGCGCAACCGCTGCGCTATACCTGCGGCGTTGCGCTGGCTTTACTGTTGGCGGTTATGGCACTGCGACTCGGTACGCTGCCAGCGGTCGTCGCATCGGGTTTCGGCACGCTGACGCTGGCGATGGTTATGGGTATTGTGGTGGGCAACACGGTTTATCCGCGCCTTGCAGACTCGTGCGCGCCCGGCGTGCAGATAGCAAAACAACATCTGCTGCGGCTGGGCATTATGCTGTATGGTTTCCGGCTGACTTTCCAGCAAATTGCCGACGTAGGGATAAGTGGAGTGGCGATCGACCTTGCCACGCTCAGCTCAACCTTTTTTATCGCCTGCTGGCTGGGCCGGCGCGTTCTCAAGCTCGATCGCGATACTGTCTGGCTGATCGGCGCGGGCAGCAGCATTTGTGGCGCAGCGGCGATTCTGGCAACGGAACCGGTTATTAAGGCTGAAGCGCAAAAAGTTACCGTTGCTATCGCGACCGTCGTGATTTTCGGCACCGTGGCGATTTTCCTTTATCCCCTGCTCTGGCACGAATTCAGTACGTTGTTTCCGGCGATGACACCTGAAGCCTGGGGCGTTTTTACCGGTTCAACTATGCACGAAGTGGCGCAGGTTGTCGCCGCAGGGCATGCCGTTGGCCCGCAGGTGGAAAACAATGCGGTGATTACCAAAATGCTACGGGTCATGATGCTTGCGCCTTTCCTGCTGCTACTGAATGCCCGCGCCGGAAAAAGCCCTCAGCGCGGAAAAGTGCAGTTTCCCTGGTTTGCGCTGATTTTTATTGCTGTCGCATTGTTTAACTCTTTGCATCTGCTGCCGCAGGCGTGGGTTTCGGCGATCGGCGAGCTGGACAATCTTTTGCTGGCAACGGCGATGGCGGCGCTGGGATTGACGACGCGTCTCAGCCAGCTCAGGCGTACCGGCTTCAAACCGATATTGCTGGGCCTGCTGCTGTTTATCTGGCTGATTGCAGGCGGTGGTGCGATAAACCTGGCAGCTCACTATTTGCTGGCGTGATTTCTGACGGTTTTTGGTTATCATGACCGGCCCGTAATACAGACATTCAGGAGAAAAGGCATGAAATATATCGGCGCCCACGTTAGCGCAGCCGGCGGCGTGGATCAGGCGGTCCTTCGCGCCCATGAGATTGAAGCCACGGCCTTTGCGCTCTTTACCAAGAATCAGCGCCAGTGGCGTGCTGCCCCGCTCAGTAAAGAAACCATTTCCGCCTTTCGTCATGCCTGTGAGAAATACCATTACCGCAGCGATCAGATTTTACCGCACGACAGCTTTCTGATTAATCTGGGTCATCCGCTGGAAGAGGCGCTGGAAAAATCACGTCACGCGTTTATTGATGAGCTGGAGCGCTGCGAACAGCTCGGCCTGTCGCTGCTGAATTTTCATCCGGGAAGCCATCTGCATCAAATCGATGAAGAAGCCTGCCTGAAACGCATTGCCGAGTCGGTGAATATCGCGCTGGACAAAACCAAAGGCGTGACTGCCGTCATTGAAAATACGGCCGGTCAGGGTAGCAATCTCGGTTTTCGCTTCGAACATCTGGCGGCCATTATTGACGGCGTGGAAGATAAATCGCGCGTGGGCGTCTGCATTGATACCTGCCACGCTTTCGCGGGCGGCTACGATTTGCGCACGGAAGAAGACTGTGTGAAAACCTTTGCCGACTTCGATCGCATCGTCGGTTTCCAGTATCTGAAAGGGATGCACCTGAACGATGCTAAAAGCGCTTTTGCCAGCCGTGTTGACCGCCATCACAGCCTTGGCGAAGGCAACATCGGTAAAACGGTGTTTAGCTGGTTAATGAAAGACAGCCGCTTTGACGGTATTCCGTTGATTCTGGAAACCATTAATCCGGATATCTGGAAAGATGAAATCGCCTGGCTGAAGTCGGAACAGCAGTAATCTTCAGACGTAAAAAAGCGCGGTTGCCCGCGCTGTTGTTGTAAATATAGTGCTGGCACGAAGAACATGTGCCTTCCACAAAGACGCAAACAGCGGCGTCCTTGCCGGCTCGACCTGGACCGTCCATGGCCCAGGACGCTTTGTTACAGGCCCATGTTCCTCGCGCTTTACGTTTTTGCGTAGTTTAAGCGCGGTTGCCCACGCTTATTGCCTTCAGGAAATTATGCTTTCGCCATTTCCGCTTCAGGACGTTTCAGAATGGCATAGCCCAGACCCGCAACGACTGTACCCGCAATGATTGCCAGCAGATAACCCAGCACCGGGGTAATAGCGCCAGGGATTAGCAGCACGAACAGGCCACCGTGCGGCGCCATCAGCTTCGCGCCAACCCACATGGAGATTGCACCGGTCAGCGCGCCGCCAACGATACAGCATGGCAGAACGCGCATCGGGTCACGGGCAGCGAACGGGATCGCGCCTTCAGAGATAAAGCACAGACCCAGAACCAGCGCCGCTTTGCCCCCTTCCTGCTGACCTTTGTTGAACTTTTTGCGTGCAACCAGCGTCGCCAGCCCCATTGCCAGCGGTGGTACCATGCCGCCCGCCATAATCGCCGCCATCGGCGCATAGGTTTGCGAACTCAACAGGCCAACCCCGAACGCATAGGCTACTTTGTTCACCGGACCGCCCATATCGGTACACATCATACCGCCCAGGATTGCGCCCAGCAGAACCGCGTTTGCCGTGCCCATGTTAGCCAGCCAGTGCGTTAAGGCCTCCATGATTTTGGACACCGGGCCACCGACCACATAAATCATTAACAGGCCGGTGATTAAACTGGCGACCAGCGGAATGATCAGGATCGGTTTCAGCGCTTCCATACTCTGCGGCAGCTTAAGCTTCGCGCTGATAAATTTCGCCGCGTAACCGGCAATAAAGCCCGCGATTATCCCGCCGAGGAAGCCAGCGTTAATGCTGGTTGCCAGCATACCGCCGATCAAACCAGGCGTCAGGCCCGGACGGTCGGCGATGGAGAAGGCGATAAAGCCAGCCAGTACCGGCACCATCAGCGCAAAGGCGCTGCCGCCACCAATCTGCATCAGCGCGGCGGCCAGCGTGCCCTGCTCTTTAAACGCGGTAATACCAAACGCAAAGGAAAGCGCAATGCTTAAGCCCCCTGCAACAACCATTGGCAGCATGTAGGAAACGCCGGTCAGAAGGTGACGATACGCGCCCGCACTTTCTTTTTTCTCGCCCTGTTGAGAAGACTGGCTTCCGCCCTGCGGCTGGTAAGGTTTAGCTTGCGCTAAGGCCTTATCGAATTCCTGAGCGGTTTTCTTCAGCGCCAGACCGGTAGAGGTGCGATACATCGGTTTACCGGCAAATTTAGCCAGATCCACTTCAATATCTGCCGCAACGATCACCAGGTCGGCCTGCGCCACTTCTTCTGGCGTAATCGCATTTCCTGCACCCACTGAACCACGGGTTTCAACTTTGACCCACCAGCCGCGTTTTTTCGCTTCAGCGTCAATCGCTTCAGCCGCCATAAAGGTATGGGCAACGCCGGTCGGACAGGCCGTGATCGCAACAATGCGTTTCGGACCGCTGGCCGCGGCTTCGGTTGCCGGCGCGGCTTCGGTAGCGGGCGCATGCCAGGTCGTCGCTTCCGTTTGCGCGTTGGTCAGCACATCTTCAGGCTGACGCAGCAGTTCAGCAATATCAGTCTGGTAAACCGCTTTCCCCTCCAGCGCAATGCTGGCCGGCGGGTTTTTACCGGCTAAAATAATCAGATCGCTTTCAGCCGGGTGATCCGTCAGCGTCAGGCCTTTTGCGGCTGCCGCAGCTCGGGTGATATTTTTTGCCAGATGGCTGGTTGCCAGCCCCAGCGAAGGATCAATAATCAGCAGCGTTTTCATTATGCCTCTCCTGCTGTCAGTTAAAAGGTTTCAGGTCGACACGCGCCATCATCGCGGCCAACTGGGTACGATCGCTCACGCCTACGTTGCTCTGGCTAACGGCTAATGCCGCTACTGCCGTGGCAAGACGCAGCGTATGCTCGCTGGATTCACGCATCAGCAGGCCGT is a window from the Pantoea sp. CCBC3-3-1 genome containing:
- a CDS encoding amino acid permease, with the protein product MDQDTKTTQQPALRRELKARHLTMIAIGGSIGTGLFVASGATISQAGPGGALLSYALIGLMVYFLMTSLGELAAFMPVSGSFSTYGSNYVEEGFGFALGWNYWYNWAVTIAVDLVASQLVMNYWFPDTPGWIWSALFMCVIVLLNFISVKGFGEAEYWFSLIKVVTVVIFIVVGVLMILGILHGGEHVAGWQNWQIGDAPFAGGFSAMIGVAMIVGFSFQGTELIGVAAGESEDPAKNIPRSVRQVFWRILLFYVLAILVISLIIPYTDPSLLRNDVKDISVSPFTLVFKHAGLLSAAAVMNAVILTAVLSAGNSGMYASTRMLFTLAREGKAPRIFGKLSKGGVPRNALYATTVVAALCFLTSMFSNQTVYLWLLNTSGMTGFIAWLGIAISHYRFRRGYVANGLDLANLPYRSGFFPLGPIFAFVLCLVITLGQNYQAFLADRIDWYGVAATYIGIPLFLIIWFGYKLKKKTRFVKYSEMKFPEFK
- the nfo gene encoding deoxyribonuclease IV; amino-acid sequence: MKYIGAHVSAAGGVDQAVLRAHEIEATAFALFTKNQRQWRAAPLSKETISAFRHACEKYHYRSDQILPHDSFLINLGHPLEEALEKSRHAFIDELERCEQLGLSLLNFHPGSHLHQIDEEACLKRIAESVNIALDKTKGVTAVIENTAGQGSNLGFRFEHLAAIIDGVEDKSRVGVCIDTCHAFAGGYDLRTEEDCVKTFADFDRIVGFQYLKGMHLNDAKSAFASRVDRHHSLGEGNIGKTVFSWLMKDSRFDGIPLILETINPDIWKDEIAWLKSEQQ
- the yieE gene encoding DNA-binding transcriptional regulator YeiE — translated: MHITLRQLEVFAEVLKSGSTTQASQGLSLSQSAVSAALADLEGQLGVQLFDRVGKRLVVNEHGRLLYPRTVALLEQATEIEQLFREDNGALRVFASSTIGNYLLPGMLAGWRRDYPDLPLELSVGNSLDVINAVADFRVDIGLIEGPCHVSDIVSEPWLEDELVVFAAADADIFQQPITLESLAAAPWILREHGSGTREIVDYLLLSHLPQFRLALELGNSEAIKHAVRHGMGISCLSRRVIDEQLAAGTLKEVPVPLPKLKRTLHRIHHRQKHLSKALLRFLSYCTE
- a CDS encoding YkvA family protein; this translates as MFRLIRRWARVMKKDGLMLWFACRDPRTPVWIKALAAGLVCYAFSPIDLIPDVIPVVGLLDDAVIVPSGIMLLLRLLPQQVRLASQQKATQQSTNRKKITRWTGLILLIWAGIMVFLIGHYSA
- a CDS encoding iron ABC transporter permease — encoded protein: MSVTHNPEQYADKPQSVMGRYHQVLRHRLVFMGILVVAILASLLLDFTLGPSGLKLDTLWQTLLSPDSVDAGTRVIVWDIRLPYALMAVVVGLALGLAGAEMQTILNNPLASPFTLGVSSAAAFGAALAIVLGIGIPGIPDQWFISANAFIFALLAALMLDGVTRWTQVATSGVVLFGIALVFTFNALVSMMQFIASEDTLQGLVFWTMGSLARASWEKLGVLTLALVILVPFSMMSSWKLTALRLGEDRAISFGIDVRRLRLGTLLRISILSALAVAFVGPIGFIGLVAPHIARLIFGEDHRFYLPASALTGALVLSMASVVSKNLVPGVIIPVGIVTSLVGVPFFLSIILRHRGTV
- a CDS encoding YeiH family putative sulfate export transporter, which produces MSTLSLNLQAQPLRYTCGVALALLLAVMALRLGTLPAVVASGFGTLTLAMVMGIVVGNTVYPRLADSCAPGVQIAKQHLLRLGIMLYGFRLTFQQIADVGISGVAIDLATLSSTFFIACWLGRRVLKLDRDTVWLIGAGSSICGAAAILATEPVIKAEAQKVTVAIATVVIFGTVAIFLYPLLWHEFSTLFPAMTPEAWGVFTGSTMHEVAQVVAAGHAVGPQVENNAVITKMLRVMMLAPFLLLLNARAGKSPQRGKVQFPWFALIFIAVALFNSLHLLPQAWVSAIGELDNLLLATAMAALGLTTRLSQLRRTGFKPILLGLLLFIWLIAGGGAINLAAHYLLA